Proteins encoded by one window of Sorex araneus isolate mSorAra2 chromosome 3, mSorAra2.pri, whole genome shotgun sequence:
- the CCDC137 gene encoding coiled-coil domain-containing protein 137, giving the protein MSVRGGAALAAPPDSPGAADHPRPSSRAGPRELGPDRAPSPPVLAGPRAATVTTRPAPATLRSSIAAAGPARTREPSRPEAEVAGREPGRRCFRERGMAGGRRGAAARAGPGVSGDEQGLPFRLREIMRGRQEVKARLSGRRRRAAQAALRRTLEEEAKGTEPDIPVPKFKRRKGESDRAFVQRMEQEAQHVLFLSRNQARCQPEAPAAPKKSEGKKAFQKRRLDRIRQQRVEKVAERLERELLQDTVKFGDIVQQPPELTARPRASTSVSQPGRKPLLLRRCLSPAGAGETRSPDTSPARQRILGAERERAVLAYRALKRQRQAAEPLR; this is encoded by the exons CCCAGACTCGCCCGGCGCGGCTGACCACCCCCGGCCCTCCTCGCGCGCAGGGCCTCGCGAGCTGGGCCCCGACCGCGCCCCGTCCCCGCCGGTACTTGCCGGGCCGCGGGCGGCGACGGTCACCACCCGGCCGGCCCCGGCCACGCTCCGAAGCAGCATCGCCGCAGCCGGCCCAGCGCGCACGCGCGAGCCGAGTCGGCCGGAAGCGGAAGTGGCGGGGCGGGAGCCGGGCCGGAGGTGCTTCCGGGAGCGCGGCatggcgggcgggcggcgcggcgctGCGGCGCGCGCGGGTCCCGGGGTCTCCGGGGACGAGCAGGGGCTCCCGTTCCGGCTGCGCGAGATCATGCGGGGCCGCCAGGAGGTGAAGGCGCGGCTGAGCGGCAGGAGGCGGCGGGCGG CCCAGGCCGCCTTGAGGAGGACGCTGGAGGAGGAGGCAAAGGGGACGGAGCCGGACATTCCCGTGCCCAAGTTCAAGCGGCGGAAGGGGGAGTCGGACAGGGCGTTCGTGCAGCGCATGGAGCAGGAGGCCCAGCACGTGCTGTTCCTCAGCCGGAACCAGGCCCGCTGCCAGCCAGAGGCGCCCGCCGCGCCCAAGAAGTCAGAGGGGAAGAAAGC GTTCCAGAAGCGGCGCCTGGACAGAATCCGACAGCAGCGGGTGGAGAAGGTGGCGGAGAGGCTGGAGCGGGAGCTGCTTCAAG ACACGGTGAAGTTTGGGGACATTGTCCAGCAACCCCCAGAGCTGACTGCCAGGCCCCGGGCCAGCACCAGTGTGAGCCAG CCCGGCAGGAAGCCGCTGTTGCTGAGGAGGTGCTTGAGCCCCGCTGGTGCCGGCGAGACACGGTCCCCGGACACCTCGCCAGCCCGTCAGCGGATATTGGGGGCGGAGAGAGAGCGCGCCGTGCTGGCGTACAGGGCGTTGAAGCGGCAGCGGCAGGCGGCTGAGCCGCTCCGGTGA
- the HGS gene encoding hepatocyte growth factor-regulated tyrosine kinase substrate, translating to MGRGSGTFERLLDKATSQLLLETDWESILQICDLIRQGDTQAKYAVSAIKKKVNDKNPHVALYALEVMESVVKNCGQTVHDEVASKQTMEELKELLKRQVEVSVRNKILYLIQAWAHAFRNEPKYKVVQDTYQIMKVEGHVFPEFKESDAMFAAERAPDWVDAEECHRCRVQFGVVTRKHHCRACGQIFCGKCSSKYSTIPKFGIEKEVRVCEPCYEQLNRKAEGKSVSTSELPPEYLTSPLSQQSQLPPKRDETALQEEEELQLALALSQSEAEEKERMRQKSTYAAYPKAEPAPPAGSLYSSPVNSSAPLAEDIDPELARYLNRNYWEKKQEEARRSPTPSAPAPLSEPSPPPGDGHGAPGPMLETALPDPDSQPAPSPGGPFSECQNGESEESHAQFLKALQNAVTTFVNRMKSNHVRGRSVINDSAVLSLFQSINGMHPQLLELLNQLDERRLYYEGLQDKLAQIRDARGALSALREEHREKLRRAAEEAERQRQIQLAHKLEIMRQKKQEYLEVQRQLAIQRLQEQEKERQLRLEQQKQTVQMRAQMPAFSLPYAQLQALPPAGSVLYQPSGPTSFPGTFSPASSVEGSPMHTVYMSQPAPAGSSPYASMPSSGADPNLVGAYIYPAGAAAAPAAPPGPAGQAASPAYSSYQPTPSQGYQAAASQAPQSLPALAQPPQPGALGYVGYAPYGVPVAGAPPAPAPQSLLPALPGPDAALAAATPAYVSGQQPLYQQVPPPAGPPPPGAPQPPAQAPPPGSEAQLISFD from the exons ATGGGGCGCGGCAGCGGCACCTTCGAGCGTCTGCTAG ACAAAGCCACCAGCCAGCTTCTGCTGGAGACGGACTGGGAGTCCATCCTGCAGATCTGTGACCTCATCCGCCAGGGGGACACGCA AGCCAAGTACGCGGTGAGCGCCATCAAGAAGAAGGTCAATGACAAGAACCCACATGTGGCCTTGTACGCTCTGGAG GTCATGGAGTCGGTGGTGAAGAACTGCGGGCAGACGGTGCATGACGAGGTGGCCAGCAAGCAGACGATGGAGGAGCTGAAGGAGCTTCTGAAG AGGCAGGTGGAAGTGAGCGTCCGGAACAAGATCCTGTATCTGATCCAGGCCTGGGCACACGCCTTCCGCAACGAGCCCAAGTACAAGGTGGTGCAGGACACCTACCAGATCATGAAGGTCGAGG GCCACGTCTTCCCGGAGTTCAAGGAGAGCGACGCCATGTTTGCGGCAGAGAGG GCCCCCGATTGGGTGGACGCTGAAGAGTGCCACCGGTGCCGGGTGCAGTTTGGCGTGGTGACGCGCAAG CACCACTGCCGGGCCTGTGGCCAGATCTTCTGCGGTAAGTGCTCGTCCAAGTACTCCACCATCCCCAAGTTTGGCATCGAGAAGGAGGTGCGGGTGTGTGAGCCCTGCTACGAACAGCTCAACAG GAAAGCAGAGGGGAAGAGCGTGTCCACCTCGGAGCTGCCCCCCGAGTACCTGACCAGCCCTCTGTCCCAGCAGTCTCAG CTGCCCCCTAAGAGGGACGAGACGGccctgcaggaggaggaggagctgcagctggccctggccctATCGCAGTCGGAGgcggaggagaaggagaggatg AGACAGAAATCCACCTATGCCGCATACCCCAAGGCGGAGCCAGCGCCCCCGGCCGGCAGCCTGTACTCATCTCCTGTG AACTCGTCGGCGCCTCTGGCTGAAGACATCGACCCCGAG CTCGCCCGGTACCTCAACCGCAACTACTgggagaagaagcaggaggaggctCGCAGGAGCCCCACGCCCTCGGCGCCTGCGCCCCTGAGCGAGCCGTCGCCCCCGCCCGGGGACGGCCATGGCGCCCCTGGCCCCATGCTGGAG ACGGCCCTCCCGGACCCCGACTCGCAGCCGGCACCTTCTCCCGGAGGCCCCTTCAGTGAG TGCCAGAACGGGGAGTCGGAGGAGAGCCACGCGCAGTTCCTCAAGGCGCTGCAGAACGCCGTCACCACCTTTGTCAACCGCATGAAGAGCAACCACGTGCGCGGCCGCAGCGTCATCAATGACTCGGCCGTGCTGTCCCTGTTCCAGTCCATCAACGGCATGCACCCGCAGCTGCTCGAGCTGCTCAACCAGCTGGACGAGCGCAGGC TCTACTACGAGGGCCTGCAGGACAAGCTGGCGCAGATCCGAGACGCCCGGGGCGCTCTGAGCGCCCTGCGGGAGGAGCACCGGGAGAAGCTGCGCCGGGCGGCCGAGGAGGCCGAGCGCCAGCGCCAGATCCAGCTGGCACACAAGCTGGAGATCATGAGGCAGAAGAAGCag GAGTATCTGGAGGTGCAGAGGCAGCTGGCCATCCAGCGGctgcaggagcaggagaaggagcggCAGCTGCGCCTGGAACAGCAGAAGCAGACGGTCCAGATGCGCGCCCAGATGCCCGCCTTCTCCCTGCCCTATGCCCAGCTCCAAGCTCTGCCTCCAGCAGGCAGCGTGCTCTACCAGCCCTCGGGCCCCACCAGCTTCCCGGGCACCTTCAGCCCGGCCAGCTCGGTGGAGGGCTCCCCGATGCACACGGTGTACATGAGCCAGCCTGCGCCCGCGGGCAGCAGCCCCTACGCCAGCATGCCCAGCTCCGGAGCAG ACCCCAACCTGGTGGGCGCCTACATATACCCGgctggcgccgccgccgcccctgctGCGCCCCCGGGCCCTGCGGGGCAGGCCGCCAGCCCGGCCTACTCCTCCTACCAGCCCACCCCTTCGCAGGGCTACCAG GCCGCCGCCTCGCAGGCCCCGCAGAGCCTCCCCGCGCTGGCGCAGCCCCCGCAGCCGGGCGCCCTGGGCTACGTGGGCTACGCGCCCTACGGCGTGCCCGTGGCCggggcgccccccgcgcccgccccgcagaGCCTCCTGCCGGCGCTCCCGGGCCCCGACGCCGCCCTGGCCGCCGCGACGCCGGCCTACGTGTCAGGCCAGCAGCCGCTGTACCAGCAG GTgccgccccccgccggcccgccgccccccggcgcCCCGCAGCCGCCCGCGCAGGCGCCGCCGCCCGGCAGCGAGGCGCAGCTCATCTCCTTCGACTGA
- the ARL16 gene encoding ADP-ribosylation factor-like protein 16, whose translation MCLLLGAAGVGKSLLVKRLHKLSSLDGKGDLGDPPPTRPTVGTNLTDVGAQRRLTIRELGGCMAPIWPSYYGDCHALLFMVDASNPTQLSASCSQLLGLLSAEQLSSASVLILFNKIDLPCYMTTEEMKSLFRLSDILACAPQDISVVEVSARQGTGLSAVLHWLQDHHGHCT comes from the exons aTGTGTCTCCTGTTGGGCGCCGCGGGCGTGGGCAAGTCGCTGCTGGTGAAGCGCCTGCACAA GCTGAGCTCCCTGGACGGGAAAGGTGACCTGGGAGACCCGCCCCCGACGCGGCCGACG GTGGGCACCAACCTCACGGACGTTGGCGCGCAGCGGCGGCTCACTATCAGGGAGCTGGGCGGCTGCATGGCCCCCATCTGGCCCAGTTACTACGGAGACTGCCACGCTCTCCTG TTCATGGTGGACGCCTCCAACCCTACGCAGCTCTCCGCCTCCTGCTCACAGCTCCTGGGACTCCTGTCGGCAGAGCAGCTGTCCTCAGCCTCCGTCCTGATTCTTTTCAACAAAAT aGACCTGCCCTGTTACATGACCACCGAGGAGATGAAGTCCCTCTTCAGGCTCTCGGACATCCTTGCCTGTGCCCCCCAGGACATCAGTGTGGTTGAGGTCAGCGCCCGCCAGGGCACCGGCTTGTCAGCGGTGCTGCACTGGCTTCAGGACCATCACGGGCACTGCACTTGA
- the MRPL12 gene encoding 39S ribosomal protein L12, mitochondrial yields MLPAAARPLWGPCLALRGAALRLDRQQVPRVCAFRLMRCSSHRKGEALASAPLDNAPKEYPPKIQQLVQDIASLTLLEISDLNELLKKTLKIQDVGLMPVGGVVPSAPSPAAAAEVAEDVPKAKERTHFTVRLTEAKPVDKVKLIKEIKNYIQGINLVQAKKLVESLPQEIKANVAKAEAEKIKAALEAVGGTVVLE; encoded by the exons ATGCTGCCGGCGGCCGCTCGCCCCCTGTGGGGGCCGTGCCTGGCGCTTCGGGGCGCCGCCTTACGCCTGGACAG GCAGCAGGTGCCCCGGGTCTGTGCCTTCCGGCTGATGAGGTGCAGCAGCCATCGGAAGGGAGAGGCGCTTGCCAGTGCCCCCCTGGATAACGCCCCCAAGGAGTACCCCCCAAAGATCCAGCAGCTGGTCCAGGACATCGCCAGCCTCACGCTCCTGGAGATTTCAGACCTCAATGAGCTGCTGAAG AAAACCCTGAAGATCCAAGATGTTGGACTCATGCCCGTGGGGGGCGTGGTGCCCAGTGCCCCCTCGCCCGCCGCAGCCGCTGAG GTGGCAGAGGACGTGCCCAAGGCGAAGGAGCGCACACACTTCACCGTCCGCCTGACGGAGGCGAAGCCTGTGGACAAGGTGAAGCTGATCAAGGAGATCAAGAACTACATCCAGGGCATCAACCTCGTGCAG GCAAAGAAGCTAGTGGAGTCGCTGCCACAGGAAATCAAAGCCAACGTGGCCAAGGCCGAGGCAGAGAAGATCAAGGCGGCTCTGGAGGCCGTGGGTGGCACCGTGGTTCTCGAGTAG